A stretch of alpha proteobacterium HIMB59 DNA encodes these proteins:
- a CDS encoding alcohol dehydrogenase, iron-dependent (PFAM: Iron-containing alcohol dehydrogenase), with protein sequence MNWNYPTTVWFGPDRSQQIQQACDALGVKNPLIVTDPGLLQTPIIDEINSNLSSKTNVYSDVQGNPTGSNVTNGVKVFLEGNHDGVIAIGGGSGMDAGKGIAFLAHQSRPLWDFEDIGDWWTRADSDVIKPIIAIPTTAGTGSEVGRAGVFLNEENHKKKIIFHPKMLPQIAILDPSLTINLPKGITAGTGMDALAHCLEAYSSPFYHPMAEGTALEGLRLVKENIQEVYHNGKNIDARAHMLVASMMGAAAFQKGLGAIHSITHPVNSLYHTHHGTTNGTVMPFVLNYNRSTIEDKFVRLANFLDIKGGFDGIVQWIIDLKKEMEIPETLKDMDVQPGDEVKLAPLAQEDPSTGGNPLEMTEEKFQELISNCILGKY encoded by the coding sequence ATGAACTGGAATTATCCAACCACTGTCTGGTTTGGTCCTGATCGATCTCAGCAAATACAACAAGCTTGTGATGCTTTGGGCGTAAAAAACCCTCTTATTGTGACTGACCCAGGTCTGCTACAAACCCCTATTATTGATGAAATTAATTCTAATCTTTCATCTAAAACAAATGTTTACTCTGATGTTCAAGGTAATCCTACTGGTTCAAATGTTACCAATGGAGTTAAAGTATTTTTAGAAGGTAATCATGATGGGGTTATTGCAATAGGTGGTGGTTCCGGTATGGATGCGGGAAAGGGTATTGCCTTTCTAGCTCATCAGTCAAGACCATTATGGGATTTTGAAGATATTGGAGATTGGTGGACTCGAGCTGACTCTGATGTCATTAAACCTATTATTGCGATTCCAACAACAGCGGGTACAGGCTCTGAAGTTGGTAGAGCAGGGGTTTTCTTAAATGAAGAAAACCATAAAAAGAAAATTATTTTTCATCCAAAAATGTTACCTCAAATCGCAATCTTAGATCCTTCATTAACAATTAACTTACCAAAAGGAATTACAGCAGGAACAGGAATGGATGCATTAGCTCATTGCTTAGAAGCTTATTCATCTCCTTTTTACCATCCTATGGCAGAGGGTACGGCTTTAGAAGGTCTTCGATTGGTTAAAGAAAATATTCAAGAAGTTTATCACAATGGAAAAAATATTGATGCTCGTGCTCATATGCTTGTTGCATCAATGATGGGTGCAGCTGCTTTTCAAAAAGGACTAGGAGCCATTCATTCAATTACACACCCAGTTAATTCTCTCTATCATACTCACCATGGTACAACGAACGGAACAGTGATGCCTTTTGTCTTAAACTATAATCGAAGCACAATTGAAGATAAATTTGTGCGTTTAGCTAATTTCTTAGATATCAAAGGGGGTTTTGACGGAATAGTTCAATGGATTATTGATTTGAAAAAAGAAATGGAAATTCCTGAAACACTTAAAGATATGGATGTTCAACCAGGAGATGAGGTCAA